The genomic window CGGCGGCGCTGGTCTGAGCGGCCCCGCGACACCGGAAGGAAGACGGCCGGGAACCGGCAAAACGCAAGTGCCGGCAGTCTGTGTGGGAACTCCCTTCCGGGGTGCCGCATGGCTGATATCCCGCGTATTTTGATCGTCGGCGGAGGCATCGCCGGCCTTACCCTTGCCGCTGCCCTTCACCGGCGTGCGTTCAAGCCGGAACTCGTCGAGCGAAGCCCAACCTGGGACGCCATCGCGATCGGAGCCGGGATCGGTGTCCAGCCCAACGGCATGCGGGTCATGCACGCGCTCGGCATGGGCGCAGCCATCGAGGAGCGAGGATGGGTCAACCCTCGATGGTGCTTTTGCGATCAGCAGGGCGACGTGCTCTGCGAGACCGACCTGGCGACACTGTGGGGCGCGGTCGGACGCTGGGTGGCCATCGCGCGGACAGACCTTCACGAAGTGCTGGTGGCCGGCGCAGCCGGTGTGCCCCAGCGACTCGGTGTCTCCGTCGGCTCTCTGACGCGGCACGCATCCGGCGTCGTGGTCGGCTTCAGCGACGGATCGTCCGGCGAGTACGATCTGGTGGTCGGCGCCGACGGCATCGGCTCGACGGTGCGCCGGCTGACGGTGAGCACCGCCCGGCCCACCGACCTGGGCGCCATGAACTGGCGCGGTGTTGCACCGGTCCGGCCCCGTGGTTTGACGACGCTGCAATTCCTGCTCGGCGATGCGTGCTTTTTCGGCCTGAGCCCGGTGAGCGAAGGGCGCACGTACGGCTTCGGTTATGTCATGCAGCCGCGGGTCCACGATCCGGTGGAGGGCCGGCTGGCTCGGCTTCGCGGCCGCTTTGCGGAGTTTGGTCCCCTCGTGCAGGAGTATCTCGGCGCGTTCGATCGAGACGAGCAGGTCCACTGCTCGGCGATGGAGTGGGTGGACGTCGACAAGTGGTATGCGGACCGAGTGGTGCTGATCGGCGATGCCGCACACGCCAGTTCGCCGCTTATGGGCCAGGGTGGTTGCATGGCGATGGAGGACGCCGTCGTGCTCGCGGAGGTGCTGTCTTCGGCGTCCACGCTAGAGCAGGCCCTCGCGGCGTACGTCGTGCGCCGCCGGCCCAGGGTCACGTGGGTACAGCAACAGAGCATGGCAACGGCGGAGGCCCTGCGCATGCCGCCCGCGGTCCGGAACCCGGCGCTGCGCGAGCGGGGAAATGAGATGCTGCGGTCCAGGTTCGGACCGCTGCTCGCGCCGCCGTAACCGGCAAGGGCTGCTATAAGTCTCATGCCTTGGGCGATTCGGCGAGTGCTGCGCCGAGCGCCATGACGTAGGCAGCCACGGTGGTGAAGAGGAGCGCTGTGAGCGACGCCGCGTACGGCCCGATACCGTTTGCTGTCGCGGGCCCGGCGGCGACCGCGATCAGGTACATCGCGATCGCGAATTGCATGAGCGCGAGAACCTGCACGTAGCGGGGTACCGGTGCGCCGGACGTCGCCGCGCGCCGGCGGCCGCGCAGCGTGGCGACAAATATCAGGATCGGGACGGCGGCGACGATGCTGGACGTGCGCCAGACCGTCTGCGGGGCGATTCCGTAGAGGGAGAGCACGGACGGCAGCATCGAACCGCCGGTCACAATGAGCCCCGGCTGAATAAACGAGAGCACGAAATAGCCCTCGTACCTCGTCAACGCGTCGCCTCGCGCCTGCCGGAAGATGACGAGCAGCGCGGAAAAGCCGATAAAGGTAATAGAAACCGCGGCCAGCGCGTAGAGGTAGGTCGACCCGGATGGCTCCATCGTCCCTCCGCCCTGTGAGCCGGGCAGTCGTTTCGTGACGCCGC from bacterium includes these protein-coding regions:
- a CDS encoding FAD-dependent monooxygenase, with the protein product MADIPRILIVGGGIAGLTLAAALHRRAFKPELVERSPTWDAIAIGAGIGVQPNGMRVMHALGMGAAIEERGWVNPRWCFCDQQGDVLCETDLATLWGAVGRWVAIARTDLHEVLVAGAAGVPQRLGVSVGSLTRHASGVVVGFSDGSSGEYDLVVGADGIGSTVRRLTVSTARPTDLGAMNWRGVAPVRPRGLTTLQFLLGDACFFGLSPVSEGRTYGFGYVMQPRVHDPVEGRLARLRGRFAEFGPLVQEYLGAFDRDEQVHCSAMEWVDVDKWYADRVVLIGDAAHASSPLMGQGGCMAMEDAVVLAEVLSSASTLEQALAAYVVRRRPRVTWVQQQSMATAEALRMPPAVRNPALRERGNEMLRSRFGPLLAPP